A window from Nitrospira sp. ND1 encodes these proteins:
- a CDS encoding bacterioferritin yields the protein MNEQDTQRAVAILNRIMEHELAGVVRYTHYALMVYGYNRIPIVSWLKGNADESLAHAHKAGELVTLLGGHPSLKIGTLLETEKHDVGDILRESLEHEKAAVASYYELLKLSEGKSVLLEEYAREMIVGEELHLDEVNKMLRKSGDVQAFKS from the coding sequence GTGAACGAACAAGACACACAGCGAGCTGTAGCGATTCTCAACAGAATTATGGAACATGAGTTGGCCGGCGTAGTTCGGTACACGCACTACGCGCTGATGGTCTACGGGTACAACCGTATCCCGATTGTGTCGTGGCTGAAGGGCAATGCGGATGAAAGTCTAGCCCATGCCCACAAAGCCGGTGAGCTGGTGACTCTATTGGGCGGCCATCCTTCGTTGAAGATCGGTACCCTGCTCGAAACGGAGAAGCATGATGTGGGAGATATTCTGCGGGAGAGTCTGGAGCACGAGAAAGCCGCCGTTGCCTCATATTACGAATTGCTGAAACTGAGTGAGGGCAAGTCCGTGTTGTTGGAAGAGTATGCCCGCGAAATGATCGTCGGGGAAGAACTGCATTTGGACGAAGTGAATAAGATGCTTCGCAAGTCGGGCGATGTGCAGGCGTTCAAGTCTTAA
- the trmL gene encoding tRNA (uridine(34)/cytosine(34)/5-carboxymethylaminomethyluridine(34)-2'-O)-methyltransferase TrmL codes for MFNVILYQPEIPPNTGNIIRLCANTGASLHLVKPLGFTLEDKQLLRAGLDYHEFASITVHEGWAECLARMEGHRIFAVSTKGRQRYDLVRYIEGDAFVFGPESRGLPAEILGSVPEQQCLRVPMVPGSRSLNLSNSVAVVLYEAWRQVEFWKGV; via the coding sequence ATGTTTAACGTGATTTTGTACCAGCCTGAAATTCCTCCGAATACGGGGAACATCATCCGTCTCTGCGCCAACACCGGTGCCTCGTTGCATCTGGTCAAGCCGTTGGGCTTTACGCTGGAAGACAAACAGTTGCTGCGAGCCGGACTGGATTATCACGAATTCGCCTCGATCACGGTGCACGAGGGGTGGGCCGAGTGCCTAGCACGCATGGAAGGGCACCGAATTTTCGCCGTATCCACGAAGGGCAGACAGCGGTACGATCTGGTTCGTTACATCGAAGGCGATGCGTTTGTCTTTGGCCCGGAAAGCCGTGGATTGCCGGCGGAGATTCTTGGCAGCGTCCCTGAACAGCAGTGCCTGCGCGTACCGATGGTGCCGGGAAGCCGCAGCCTCAACCTCTCCAACTCGGTCGCGGTGGTGCTCTACGAAGCCTGGCGGCAGGTCGAATTTTGGAAAGGTGTCTGA
- a CDS encoding potassium transporter Kup, whose amino-acid sequence MPKHLNNQSSSVSLTVAAMGVVYGDIGTSPLYALRECFHESHGLPVTPDNVLGILSMIVWSLVLVVTVKYLLFVMKADNEGEGGMLALLALSQQSRPVDLRKGLNVVVTLGLIGVAFLYSDGIITPAISVLSAVEGLTLTTDVFTPYILPLTVALVALLFMIQRRGSGTIGSIFGPIMLLWFVTMALLGLHSLIQTPEVLRAANPLYAIQFLIRHAGVGILVLGSVFLVLTGAEALYADMGHFGRRPIQLGWFVVALPALLLQYFGQGALLMRTPAALANPFYFLAPDWMLYPLIALATMATVIASQAMLSGAFSLTLQAVQLGYLPPLRITHTSAEQHGQIYFGLLNWFMFIGTVGLILSFGSSSNLAAAYGIAVSGSMIITTLLMYRVVQAHWQWSPLPAAMAVGGFLLIDLAFFLANAQKIPHGGWFPLLLGAAVFTVMSTWARGRAIVADHLREQFPPLLQFAREVLSQVQCRTAGRAVFLSQHPDITPPALLQNVRHNKSLHEQVYILTVRTEPVPYVPSGGPLEITTIQENLFQVVARCGFMETPDIPRVLTYLAARGHTLPVEETTFFLSRLTFLATPKPGMAIWREKIFVFLSRNTQRASSYFHLPAEQVVEIGLVLEI is encoded by the coding sequence ATGCCGAAGCATCTCAACAACCAATCTTCTTCCGTCTCCCTCACCGTGGCCGCCATGGGAGTGGTCTATGGCGACATCGGAACCAGCCCGCTGTATGCCCTGCGCGAGTGTTTTCACGAATCGCATGGCCTGCCGGTCACTCCCGACAACGTGCTGGGGATTCTGTCCATGATCGTGTGGTCGCTCGTGCTCGTCGTCACCGTGAAATATCTGCTGTTCGTAATGAAAGCCGACAACGAGGGCGAAGGAGGCATGCTGGCGCTCCTGGCGCTCAGTCAGCAGTCCCGCCCGGTCGATCTCCGCAAAGGGCTCAACGTTGTCGTCACACTCGGCTTGATCGGCGTGGCGTTTCTCTATAGCGACGGCATCATTACACCGGCCATTTCGGTCCTTAGCGCGGTCGAAGGGCTCACGCTGACCACCGATGTGTTTACCCCCTACATCCTGCCTCTGACCGTCGCGCTGGTCGCCTTGTTGTTCATGATCCAACGCCGGGGCTCCGGAACGATCGGGAGCATCTTCGGCCCCATCATGCTGCTCTGGTTTGTCACGATGGCCCTCCTCGGGCTCCACAGTTTGATCCAAACCCCGGAGGTTCTGCGTGCCGCCAATCCGCTGTATGCGATCCAGTTTTTGATTCGGCATGCAGGAGTCGGCATCCTGGTGCTGGGCAGTGTGTTTCTGGTCCTCACAGGTGCCGAGGCGCTGTATGCCGACATGGGCCACTTCGGACGCCGACCGATCCAACTCGGCTGGTTTGTGGTGGCCTTGCCCGCCCTTCTGCTCCAGTACTTCGGCCAGGGTGCGCTCCTCATGCGGACCCCGGCGGCTCTGGCCAATCCCTTTTACTTCCTGGCCCCCGACTGGATGCTGTACCCCTTGATCGCGCTGGCGACCATGGCCACCGTCATCGCATCCCAAGCCATGCTGTCCGGGGCCTTCTCGTTGACCTTGCAAGCCGTTCAATTGGGCTATCTGCCGCCGTTGCGGATCACCCACACATCCGCCGAGCAACATGGCCAAATCTACTTTGGCCTGTTGAATTGGTTCATGTTCATCGGCACCGTCGGTCTGATCCTTTCCTTCGGATCGTCCAGTAATCTGGCCGCAGCCTATGGCATCGCCGTCTCGGGTTCCATGATCATCACGACCCTCCTGATGTACCGCGTGGTCCAGGCCCATTGGCAATGGAGCCCGCTACCGGCAGCCATGGCAGTCGGGGGCTTCCTGCTCATCGATCTCGCCTTCTTTCTCGCGAATGCCCAAAAAATTCCCCATGGCGGATGGTTCCCGCTGCTGCTCGGCGCGGCCGTGTTCACCGTCATGAGTACTTGGGCGCGAGGACGCGCGATCGTGGCAGACCACTTGCGCGAGCAGTTTCCTCCATTGCTTCAATTCGCCCGGGAAGTCTTGTCGCAGGTGCAATGCAGAACCGCCGGGCGCGCCGTATTTTTATCTCAACATCCCGACATCACCCCGCCCGCCTTGCTGCAAAATGTCCGGCACAACAAATCTCTGCACGAGCAGGTCTATATCCTCACAGTCCGCACAGAGCCTGTGCCCTACGTTCCATCCGGAGGCCCGCTGGAAATCACCACCATCCAGGAAAACCTGTTTCAAGTTGTCGCCAGATGCGGATTCATGGAAACGCCGGACATTCCACGTGTACTCACCTACCTCGCAGCCCGCGGCCATACCCTCCCTGTCGAGGAGACCACGTTCTTCCTGAGCAGACTGACCTTTTTGGCGACGCCGAAACCGGGGATGGCAATCTGGCGGGAAAAAATATTTGTCTTCCTGTCACGAAATACCCAGAGAGCCAGTTCCTATTTCCACCTACCGGCGGAACAGGTGGTTGAAATCGGACTGGTGCTGGAGATTTGA
- a CDS encoding Tex family protein codes for MTSPTTPTISSAAQQRIVDLIAKELGVTAPQIAAAVTLLDGGATVPFIARYRKEATNNLDDTHLRTLEERLLYLRELEERRQTILASIDEQGKLTDELRRAVEQAATKQAVEDIYLPYKPKRRTKAQIAREAGLEPLANALFADPTLDPDQEAAKYVKVVAAAEGVEAVNVPDAKAALEGARDILVERFAETAELLATLRTKLWNEGIVTSTVMPGKETAEEEKFRDYYAYSETIRTIPSHRALAMFRGRTLGVLKLDLGLGESLEAIVPHPCAAMIAAHFGIENRGRRADKWLTDVCYWAWRVKVHLHLSTELLLQVREAAEAEAIKIFGRNLHELLLAAPAGPKAVLGLDPGLRTGCKVAVVDATGKLLDTATIYPHQPRNDWQGALATITQLVLRHGVELISIGNGTASRETDKFAAEVVKLVAEQKPEQKLAKIVVSEAGASVYSASAFAAAEFPALDVSLRGAVSIARRLQDPLAELVKIDPKSIGVGQYQHDVNQRALARSLDATVEDCVNAVGVDVNTASAPLLARVSGLNRVLAQNLVEYRDTHGRFQNRHMILKVPRLGEKTFEQAAGFLRINDGDNPLDRSAVHPEAYPVVERMLARLNKGIAEVMGKPAALKELSPAEFTDETFGLPTVRDILTELEKPGRDPRPEFKTATFRDGVESLADLQAGMVLEGVVTNVAAFGAFVDIGVHQDGLVHVSALANKFVKDPHEVVKPGQIVKVKVLAVDVPRQRISLTMRMEDAATPASQPDPRAGGPRDTRDRRPADQQRGGSREPQPIGAFALALARAKEKK; via the coding sequence ATGACTTCTCCAACGACACCGACCATTTCATCCGCAGCCCAGCAACGCATCGTCGATCTCATCGCCAAGGAACTTGGCGTGACCGCCCCGCAGATTGCGGCCGCGGTGACGTTGCTGGACGGTGGAGCGACGGTGCCCTTTATAGCGCGTTATCGCAAAGAGGCCACCAACAACTTGGACGACACGCACCTGCGCACCCTGGAAGAGCGCCTCTTGTATCTCCGTGAATTGGAAGAGCGGCGGCAGACGATTCTCGCGTCGATCGACGAGCAGGGGAAATTGACCGACGAGCTGCGCCGGGCGGTCGAGCAGGCTGCGACGAAACAAGCCGTGGAAGATATCTATCTGCCCTATAAACCCAAACGTCGCACCAAGGCGCAGATTGCGCGCGAGGCCGGACTGGAGCCATTGGCGAACGCGCTCTTCGCCGACCCGACGCTCGATCCGGACCAGGAAGCCGCCAAGTATGTCAAGGTGGTAGCTGCAGCGGAAGGCGTCGAAGCCGTCAACGTACCCGACGCGAAGGCGGCGCTCGAGGGCGCCCGCGATATTCTGGTCGAACGATTCGCTGAAACCGCTGAGCTGCTCGCGACGCTACGCACAAAATTGTGGAACGAGGGCATTGTGACCTCCACGGTCATGCCCGGCAAGGAAACGGCGGAAGAAGAAAAGTTTCGCGATTACTACGCCTATTCAGAAACCATCCGTACCATTCCCTCGCATCGTGCCCTGGCGATGTTTCGCGGCCGCACGTTGGGTGTGTTGAAGCTCGACCTCGGGTTAGGGGAAAGTCTCGAAGCCATCGTGCCGCATCCCTGCGCGGCGATGATTGCCGCCCACTTCGGTATTGAGAATCGCGGGCGCCGTGCCGACAAATGGCTGACCGATGTCTGCTATTGGGCCTGGCGCGTGAAAGTGCATCTGCATCTGAGCACCGAGCTGTTGCTGCAGGTGCGCGAAGCCGCCGAAGCGGAGGCAATCAAGATCTTCGGTCGTAATCTCCATGAGCTGCTGCTGGCGGCGCCCGCCGGTCCGAAGGCCGTGCTCGGTCTCGATCCTGGTCTCCGCACCGGCTGTAAAGTGGCGGTTGTGGATGCGACCGGGAAATTGCTGGACACGGCGACGATCTACCCGCATCAACCGCGTAACGATTGGCAGGGGGCCTTGGCGACGATCACCCAGTTGGTGCTTCGGCACGGTGTCGAATTGATTTCCATCGGCAATGGTACCGCAAGCCGGGAGACCGACAAATTTGCCGCCGAAGTCGTCAAGCTGGTGGCGGAGCAGAAACCGGAACAGAAACTGGCGAAGATTGTGGTAAGTGAAGCCGGCGCCTCCGTCTATTCGGCCTCGGCCTTTGCCGCCGCGGAGTTTCCAGCGCTGGATGTGAGTCTACGCGGCGCCGTGTCGATTGCCAGACGGTTGCAGGATCCGTTGGCCGAACTGGTCAAGATCGATCCCAAATCAATCGGCGTGGGCCAGTACCAACACGATGTCAATCAGCGTGCCCTGGCGCGATCGCTCGATGCGACGGTCGAAGACTGCGTGAATGCGGTGGGTGTGGACGTGAATACCGCGTCGGCTCCGTTGCTGGCGAGGGTATCCGGCTTGAATCGCGTGCTGGCGCAAAACCTCGTGGAGTACCGTGACACCCACGGTCGGTTCCAGAACCGGCACATGATCCTCAAGGTACCGCGCCTCGGCGAAAAAACATTCGAGCAGGCGGCCGGCTTCTTGCGCATCAACGACGGCGACAACCCGTTGGATCGTTCCGCCGTCCACCCGGAAGCCTACCCGGTGGTCGAGCGCATGCTGGCGCGGTTGAATAAAGGCATTGCCGAGGTCATGGGCAAACCGGCCGCGTTGAAGGAACTCTCGCCGGCGGAATTCACCGACGAGACCTTCGGTCTGCCGACGGTGCGCGATATCCTCACGGAGCTGGAAAAACCAGGCCGTGATCCGCGTCCGGAGTTCAAGACGGCCACTTTCCGGGACGGCGTCGAGTCGCTTGCCGATCTGCAAGCCGGGATGGTGCTCGAAGGAGTCGTGACCAACGTCGCGGCCTTCGGCGCATTCGTCGATATCGGCGTGCATCAGGACGGCCTCGTGCATGTGTCTGCGCTGGCGAACAAGTTCGTCAAAGATCCGCATGAAGTCGTGAAACCGGGCCAGATCGTGAAGGTGAAGGTGCTGGCCGTCGATGTACCGCGACAGCGGATTTCGCTGACCATGCGCATGGAGGATGCCGCGACGCCGGCCTCACAGCCTGATCCCCGTGCCGGAGGGCCGCGTGACACGCGCGACCGACGCCCCGCCGATCAGCAGCGGGGTGGATCCCGTGAGCCTCAGCCCATCGGGGCATTTGCACTGGCCCTGGCCCGCGCCAAGGAGAAAAAGTAG
- a CDS encoding pyridoxamine 5'-phosphate oxidase family protein, which yields MTRPGSSGEQRAQERFGTSARAAAFYAHQTLPHLNPQMQQFIARMDMVFIATADGKGACDCSFRAGEPGFVQVLDEKTLVYPEYRGNGVLASLGNILENPHIGLMFPDFYQSTVGLHVNGTARVLNPSETESLSQLPARIAEAAHIKGGRHPKAWVLIGVEEAYIHCSKHVPLLKRLDKQIAWGSDDEQAKGGNFFKVTP from the coding sequence ATGACCAGGCCGGGATCATCAGGCGAACAGCGCGCACAAGAGCGATTCGGCACCTCGGCTCGCGCGGCAGCATTTTATGCCCACCAAACCCTGCCCCACCTGAATCCACAGATGCAACAGTTCATCGCACGGATGGACATGGTCTTCATTGCCACCGCCGACGGGAAGGGTGCGTGTGATTGTTCCTTTCGAGCCGGCGAACCGGGATTCGTGCAGGTGCTCGACGAGAAGACGCTGGTCTACCCGGAATACCGGGGTAACGGGGTGCTGGCGAGTCTGGGGAACATTCTGGAGAATCCGCACATCGGGTTGATGTTTCCCGACTTCTATCAGAGCACGGTCGGGCTCCACGTCAATGGAACCGCGCGTGTACTCAACCCGAGCGAAACGGAGAGCCTCTCCCAGCTTCCGGCGCGCATCGCCGAAGCCGCTCACATCAAGGGCGGGCGCCACCCCAAGGCGTGGGTCCTCATCGGCGTGGAAGAAGCCTACATCCACTGTTCCAAGCATGTGCCGCTCCTCAAGCGACTGGATAAGCAGATTGCTTGGGGCAGCGACGACGAGCAGGCCAAAGGCGGGAATTTCTTCAAGGTCACTCCCTGA
- a CDS encoding sigma-54 dependent transcriptional regulator, with protein MTMEHMRALIVDDEEFVRLVVEQALREEGCDTQTAGGGQEGLDRLRTASFDCVITDLRMPGLDGRAILRWVKEHQPDVDVIVLTGHGDVKDAVAAMKDGAWDFLIKDTPFDGAAVKAALARLRTVRELRRENLAARHGGYRQDAIVEGTSQAWRTVKTQIAQVAPSQAPVLIQGETGSGKDVVARLLHAHSRRAGGPFIAVNCGAVSRELLESELFGYEKGAFTGAAQAKPGLIAAAEGGSLFLDEIGEMPGPMQVSLLRFLDRKEYRPVGSTRTLRADVRIICATNRDIQELVLQGRFRDDLLYRINTVTLHVSPLRERPEDLAVLADHILHHLRIPGTATRTLSPEALAHLATYRWPGNVRELRNVIERIVLMSPNSGPITSEEVLQVLPRAASASSPDDRSHLPLDEIERLHIQLVLESSGGNKTKAAQTLRVDYKTLLAKLKKYAGGG; from the coding sequence ATGACCATGGAACACATGCGCGCCCTCATTGTCGACGACGAAGAATTTGTCCGTCTCGTCGTGGAACAGGCGCTCCGCGAGGAAGGCTGCGACACGCAGACGGCGGGTGGCGGGCAGGAAGGCCTCGATCGACTCCGTACGGCCTCCTTCGACTGCGTCATCACCGATCTCCGCATGCCCGGTCTCGACGGCCGGGCGATCTTGCGCTGGGTGAAGGAGCATCAACCGGACGTCGATGTGATCGTCCTGACCGGCCATGGCGACGTCAAAGACGCCGTGGCTGCGATGAAAGACGGCGCGTGGGATTTCCTCATCAAGGACACCCCGTTCGACGGCGCGGCCGTGAAGGCCGCTCTCGCAAGACTTCGCACGGTGCGGGAACTTCGCCGCGAGAATCTGGCGGCGCGGCACGGCGGGTATCGCCAGGACGCGATCGTCGAGGGGACCAGCCAGGCCTGGCGGACGGTGAAGACACAGATCGCGCAAGTGGCGCCGTCGCAGGCCCCGGTGCTGATTCAGGGGGAAACCGGTTCCGGGAAAGACGTGGTCGCGCGGCTGCTGCACGCGCACAGCCGTCGGGCCGGCGGACCCTTCATCGCCGTCAATTGCGGAGCGGTGAGTCGAGAGTTGCTGGAGAGCGAGTTATTCGGTTACGAGAAAGGGGCGTTTACCGGCGCCGCCCAGGCGAAACCCGGACTGATCGCCGCCGCCGAAGGCGGCTCGTTGTTTCTCGACGAGATCGGCGAAATGCCGGGACCGATGCAGGTCAGCCTGCTGCGCTTTCTCGACCGGAAGGAATACCGTCCTGTCGGCAGTACGCGCACACTCCGGGCCGATGTCCGGATCATCTGCGCCACGAATCGGGACATCCAGGAACTCGTGCTGCAAGGCCGGTTTCGAGACGATCTCCTGTATCGTATCAACACGGTGACGCTGCATGTGTCGCCGTTGCGCGAACGACCGGAGGATCTTGCCGTGCTGGCCGATCATATTCTGCACCACCTTCGCATCCCGGGCACCGCAACGAGAACGCTCAGCCCGGAAGCCCTCGCACACCTGGCGACCTACCGCTGGCCTGGAAACGTGCGCGAACTTCGCAATGTGATCGAACGCATTGTCCTGATGAGTCCGAACTCCGGACCGATCACCAGCGAAGAAGTCCTGCAGGTGCTCCCTCGGGCGGCATCGGCATCATCACCCGACGACCGGTCGCACCTGCCCCTCGACGAGATCGAACGCCTGCATATTCAACTGGTGCTGGAATCCAGCGGCGGCAACAAAACCAAAGCCGCCCAAACCCTCCGGGTCGACTACAAAACGCTGTTGGCAAAACTGAAGAAGTACGCAGGCGGGGGCTAA